The genomic DNA TGATTCATGTGCAATTCCGGCTGCGGCAGGAGAATTCCACCACGCAACCGTGCGATTTGGCAAATCAGTTCGCGCCCATGAAATCGCGCTTGCCGATTTCGACGCCGTTGTGGCGCAAGATTGCGTGGGTCGTCGTGGCGTGAAAATAGAAATTCGGCAGCGAGAAGGCGCTCAGGAATTGCTGGCCCTTCATGGTGATGGATTTGTCCGGGCCGGCCGGGAAGGTGACGTCCTTGGTCTCGGCGCCCTCGAATTGCTCCGGCTTGAATGACTTCACGTAGTCGATGGTCTTCGCCAGCCGCTGCTTCAACTCCGCGAAGCTCGTCTCGGTGTCGGGCGTCGAGGGGACCTCGCTATGCGTCAGGCGGGCACAGCCCTTGGCGGCGAAATCGCTGACGAGCTGGACCTGCTTCGACAGCGGCAGCATATCCGGAAACAAGCGCGAGCCGAGCAGGACGCTGGGATCGATCTTCTTGGCCGCACAATGCGCCTCGGCTTTGGTAAGCAGCCCGGTCACGCTGTTCAGCATTTGCAAATAGGCAGGGACGACCGCGTCGTAGAAGGACATGTGATGCTCGCTTGTGAATGGGAAACCTCAGGAGAAAACCTGATCCACTCACATGGGAGGCTCATGGAAAAATACAATCGCGGGGAGGGCTTGTGCGGTGCGAAAATTCTATCGCACCACGCCCGCCGGCTGCGCCTGCGCCGTGCTGCCGCGCAGCCGTGCCAGCAGCTCGGCGGTCGGCCAGGAATCCGCGGGCAGGCCGAACTTGATCTGCATCGCCTTCACGGCGGCGCGGCTCTGCTGGCCCATCACGCCGTCGACCTTGCCGACATTGAAGCCGGCACGCACCAGGAGCTGCTGCAATTCCTTGAGCTCGTTGAACGGCAGCTGCGGGACCGGTTGGGCCGGCTTGCGCATGGGAGCTGCACCCGCAATGCGTGAGGCGAGATAGCCCGCCGTGGTCGAATAGATCAGCGAGTTATTCCACTCGGTGTAGGCCGCGAAATTCGCATAGGCCATGAAAGCCGGCCCAAAGCGTCCCATCGGCAGCAGCACGGACGCCGGCAGATTGTCGTTCGGCAGGGGACGGCCGTCGGGATAGGTGACGCCGAGTTGCGCCCAGGTCGAGCGCGGCTCCTTCACCGTGAGATCGGTCTTGTCCCACGGCAGGTTTGGCGGCACCTTGATCTCCTCAAGCCAGGGTTCGCCGCGCCGCCACTTCAAGCCGTTGGCGATGTAATTTGCGGTTGAGCCGATCACGTCGGCCGGCGAGCGCAACAGGTCGCGACGCCCGTCGCCGTCATAGTCGACGGCGTAGTTGGCGTAATGCACCGGCAGGAACTGGGTCTGCCCGAGCTCGCCGGCCCAGGAGCCGATCATCTCGTCGGGATGCAGATCGCCGCGGTCGATGATCTTCAGCGCGGCGATGGTCTCGCCCACGAACATCTCGGAGCGGCGGCAGTCATAGGCGAGCGACACCAGCGATTTCAGCGTCGGCAGATTGCCCATGTTCGCGCCGAAGTCGCTTTCCAGCCCCCAGAATGCGGCGATCACCGCCGGCGGTACGCCATATTCCTTCTCGGCGCGCGCGAACGCGCCCGCATGTTGCTTGATGTGCTGCTGGCCGTTCTGCATGCGATAGGGCGCGGCCATGCGTCCGGCGAATTCAGTGAAGAGCTGGCCGAACACGCGCTGGCCGCGGTCGCGGTTGACGATGCCCTGGTCGTAGATGAGATAAGGCGAGGCCTCCGCGATCGTCCGCTGCGACACGCCGGCCGCCACCGCTTGGCTCTTCACGTCGGCCAGGAAGCGATCGAAGCTCGCGCCATTATGACAAGAAGCCGCGCGCGGCGAGGGCACGGAGGCTCTTGGCGCGACAGGCCTGGCGGGCGGCGGCGCGAGCTGGGCGGAGGCGCTGGCGGGGCATGCGAGGAGCGCGGCGGCCGCAATCGCAAATCGGATCTGGAGCATGGGGGTTCCGGCGGGGAGGGCAGGCGTGGATTCGCCCGAAGTCTAGGTGAAGTGACGGCTCCAGACCATACTTTCCATGCCGTGCCGCTTGGCATGCGAGCGAGCCGCTGTCGCGGGGATTAGCCGAACAGCCGCATCAGCAGCGCCTTCCCGACCGGAAGTGCCCTGACGCCCCGATACGCGCGGACATATTCGCCGGCATAAAACGCTCTGATCGCATGCACGCGCGTGTCCATCCCCTCCTCAAACCGCACGGCAAATCCATCCGTGGTGCGTCGGACCACGACGGCCGCGATCGAGCGGCCGTAGATCTTGCATTCGATCGTGCTGCCGGGGAGCGGCGGATCGGGATCGATCAGCCGGGCGCCGGTGATGGAGATGTCGGCGAGCCGCGCCAGATGCGACTTGCCGGCCTGACGCAGGAGGATGGCTTCGTTGCGATCGAAGCGCTCCGCCTTGCGCTTGCGCGGTTGCTCGATGCAGACGAAGCAGACCACGGTGAGGATGAGCGCGTTGTAGAGGCTCCAGGCCAGCGCCAGTCCGCCATAGGCGATGTTCTCGCCGCGAAGGTGCAGGATGAAGGCATAGGCGATGGCGGCGAGCGTGATGAGAAGGGCGCAGCCATAGAGCCGCAGCAGCGGCCATTCGACAAATCGCCTGTCGCGGTCGCCGCCCTTCGCGGTCACCCTGAATTTATGCCCTTTCGGCTTCGTCAGACCGGTGGCGACGGCCTTGAGCACCGCGGGCGCGGCGATGAGTTGCGACACGTCCGTCATCATGGCGAGCGAACGGCCGCGCGACAGCCAGGCCATGGTGAGACCGTGCCAGACGTAGAACGGCAGGAAGAAGCGTAGCAGTTCGGTGAGGTTCGCCTGCACGGCCTTGATGCCGAACAGCAGGAACAGCCATGGCACCACGAGCCCGGCCACCTTCGAAACGTAGACTGCCGACCAGCTCATGAAGGCGTCCACAAGGGACAGTCGGTCGATGAAGGAGAGTTTAGACCCCTGCGAGAGCGGTCCGCTGCGGCCGCGGACGATCTGCATGAAGCCAAGGCACCAGCGCGCGCGCTGGGTGATGTATTCCTTCAGCCCCTCCGGCGCGAGTCCGATCGTCAGCCGCTCGTTGAGATACACCGTGGTGAGGCCGAATTCCTTCAGGCGCAACGTCACGAGATAGTCTTCCGTCACGGACTCGGTTGGAAAGCCGCCGATCTGCACCAGTCCGTCGTATCGAATGAGCGATGAGGTGCCGCAGCAGAAGGCGACACCCCAGGCGTCCTTTGCCGGCATCAGGATGTCGAAGAAGAACCGCTGCTCGTCCGGCCAGACGTCGGTTGCGGCAAGGTTGGTCTGGATTGGATCGGGATTGATGAAGTGCTGCGGTGTCTGCACCACGCCCACCGAGGCATCGTCCATCAGCGAGACGGTTCGCGCGAGGAAGTCGGGCCGCGGCACGAAGTCGGCGTCGAGGATGGCGATGAAGTCAGGCCGCTCCGATAGTGTGCCGACATGCCTGAGGGCATGGTTGATGTTGCCGGCCTTGGCGTGATGGTTGTCGCGGCGCGTGAGATAGTGACAGTTGAGCTCGCCCGACAGGCGCCGCAGCCACGGCCGGCGGCCGTCGTCGAGCACCCAGACCCGGTAATTGCCGTACTCCATTCCGGTCGCGCCGATGATCGTGCGCTCCAGGATCGATCGCTCCTCGTTGTAGGTGCAGATGAAAACGTCGATCAGCGGCGCGGCGGGATCGGTGGCGCGGCCGTCGATCCTGGACGATCCGGTACGGTCGACCGTTCGGCTCAGGAAGAACAGCGACAGCGTGACCGCGACGAGCGAGGCCACTTCCAGCAGCATGAAGGGATAGCCGATTACCGCATCGGCCGTCAGATGCGGCGGCGGAAGAGTTGCCGTGACGCGCCAATGGAGATAGCGGAGCAGGAAAACGAGTGACACGATGGCCAGCAACGAGCGCGCCTTCGTGCTGTCGCGCCGCAACAGCGGCACGATAGCCATGAAGGCGCCGAGCGTGATCAGGCCGGGTGTCAGCGCCGCCATCACGACGCGGGCTCATGCCTTGCAAACACGACGCGTCCGGTGCGACCGACGGTGCAGGTGCGCGCGGCGATATCGCCCAGCGCGACGGTCACGCGATAGGGCTCCTTGCTCAGCGCGTCGGGATTGATGGCGAGGTTGGCGGGCGCGCCGGCGGCACCGGTCAGATTGACGACGGCACCGGAGATCGCGTCGCCGCCGTCGTTCGGCTCGAACGTCGCGCGGTCGCCGAGCTGCAAGCGGTTGTAGACGCTTTCGGTGACGTTGGCGGTGATGACGGCGCCGCTGCAATCGAGCACCTTGAGCAGGGGCTGGCCGGCCTGCACGTCCTCACCGGGTGAGGTCATCATCTCCCAGACGCGGCCCGCGACGGGTGTCGTGATGTTGGCCTCGGAGAGATCGGCGAAGCGAACCTCCTCGACGATGATCTCGTTGCCGAGCCAGGCGATCTCGGTGTCGCCGCGGACAAGATCGGCCTCGAGGTCGCCGGCGCGCTGACGCATCTCCTCCTCGCGTTGCACCGAGCTGGGCCGGTCGTTGTAGCTGTCGCCGAGGAACGAGCCATTCTGTGCGGCGGCAAGCTCGACCTTGGCGGCATCCAGCCGCTTGCGCGCGCCGAGCTCGGTCTGCTGCGACACCGAGAGCTCGCGTGTCAGGCGGGCCAGCTCGACGGTCGAGACATTGCCGGATTTCGCCAGCGAGGAGGCACGTTCCACCGCGGCGCTGGCCTCGTCCCGCCGCGCGGCCGCTGCTTCGATCGAGGTCTGGATCTCCGCGATACGGGCCTCGAGCTGCAGCACGCGTCCCTCGCGGAATTGCGCGGCCTGCCGCGCCAGATCCTTTTGCGCGGCCTGAGCCAAGGCAAGTTTTGCGGCAAGGCTCGGCCGCTCGTTCTCGAGGCGCGCTTTCTGCCGCCGGAGATCGTCGAGCCGGGTGCGGTCGCCGCGCGAGTTCACGACGCGCAGGACCACGGTTCCGGCATCGAGCCTGGCCTGATCGGTGACGTGCCGGACGGCCGATACGCGCCCGCCAATCGGCGTGCGCAGGGTGACGAGGCGCGAATTCAGCACCGCCTCGACGCTCGAATTCTCCCACAACGCGCGCAGCGGCAGCCAGCCGAAAATCGCGATGATGGCAAGTCCGATGACGATCTTGGTGCTCCGCCGCAGGCGGGACCAGCGACGCGGCGCGTCCGGCGCGATCGGCGCTTCGGGTGCGCGGCCGGGCTCGTCGTTGGCGAACATCTGCTCGTACAGCGCTTCCTGCAATCCCTTCGCGTCGGTCCTGGTGTCGTGAGGAGAGGAAGCGGATGCGGGATCGACGGAAGCGGGCGAGCGGTCCATCATGGCGGTCACCTTGCTGACGGGTGCCAACGGAAGCGGTCAATGCGCAACCACCGCGGGGTGTGCCGGGCTACCGCCACTTAAGCGGAGATGCGCTTTCCAGATTGCTAAGCGTCCGTGCGCGTTTTTGCGCAAATCCCGATCAAGGTTTAGCGGGGCCAGCAAGGCTGCTGCCCCAGTCCTGATGCGAGATGGATCTGCGGCCGGGCGACGCACGACCTTGCGGGATCTGGCGGCATTCATAGTTCTGGAGCGGCGGCCGAAGGTTTGCCCGCGGCCGGCCCAGGAGACGGCCATGAACTATCTTCGTACCGCAATGCTGCTTGCAGGCCTGACTGCCCTGTTCATGGGCGTCGGCTATCTGATCGGCGGTGCCTCGGGCGCCATGATCGCGCTCGTCATTGCTGCGGCGACCAATCTCTTCACCTACTGGAACTCCGACCGCATGGTGCTCTCGATGTACGGCGCCCATGAGGTCGACCGTTCGACTGCGCCGGAGCTGGTCGGGCTCGTCGCCGAGCTCGCCGGCCGCGCCGGCTTGCCGATGCCGCGCGTGTTCCTGATGGACGAGGTGCAGCCCAACGCCTTCGCGACCGGGCGAAACCCGGAGAATGCCGCGGTCGCCGTCACCACGGGCCTGATGCGCCAACTCAGCCGCGAGGAGCTCGCCGGCGTGATCGCGCACGAGCTCGCCCATATCAAAAATCACGACACGCTGTTGATGACGATCACTGCGACCATCGCCGGCGCGATCTCCATGCTGGCGCAGTTCGGCATGTTCTTCGGCGGCAATCGCGAGAACAACAATGGTCTCGGCATCGTCGGCTCGATCCTGATGATGATCCTCGCTCCGCTCGGCGCCATGCTGGTGCAGATGGCGATCAGCCGCACGCGCGAATACGCCGCGGATAATCTCGGTGCGCGCATCGCGGGACAACCGATGTGGCTGGCCTCCGCGCTGGTCAAGATCGAGGGTGCCGCGCATCAGGTGCCGAATTACGAGGCCGAGCGAAACCCCGCGACCGCGCACATGTTCATCATCAACCCGCTGTCGGGCCATGGCGTGGACAATCTGTTCGCCACCCATCCCTCGACGCAGAACCGCATCGCCGCGCTCCAGCAGCTGGCGGCCGAGCTCGGCACGCGGGCGGCGCCGTCGGTCGGTGCCAACGAGAACTATCCGCCGGCGGGACCGTGGGGGCGCTCGTCGTCGCGAGGTCCGTCGCGTGGCCCCTCACGTGGTCCTTGGGGCTGACGGAGCCGGCCCGGATCGAGGCCGGTTTTGTGACCTGGCGCACACAGGATCGCCTGATCGGGTGCTAACACGCGCGGGTGATGCTTTCTTCGAAAGGGGATGTGTGGCCGGCCCACTGCCGGTCACCGTCGAAGATGACCAGGTTTGCCATACCATTGCTGATCGTCCTTTGCGTGCTCTTGGGCCTGTCCACGCACATGGTCGTCAATTGCGGCGATGAGGACGATCCCGACATCTGTTCGGCGGTGATCGGCTTCTCGCCGCTGCGCGGCTCGCTGATCGCCTTTGCCTATGAAGGGCGCGGACGGATCGCGCTGCGCCATGGCGACTTCAGGCGGGCGATCGCCGATTTCGACGAGGCGATTCACCTCAATCCCAACCGCGCTGCGCTCTATCGCGACCGCGCGCTCGCGCGCCGCCAGAACGGCGACCTCGAGCTCGCCATCGCCGATTATGACGAGGCGATCGCGCATGATCCCAAGCTCGCTGCGCCCTATCACCAGCGCGGCCTCGCGCTCGCCGCCACTGGCGATCTCGATCGCGCCATCCTGAGCTACAACACGGCGGTCCGCCTCGATCCCAGCAATGCCGAGGCCCGCCTCGACCGAGGCCTCGCGTTCCTCGCCCGCGGCCAGGCCGACGACGCGCGCGCCGATTTCGAGGCGGCGCTGGCGCTGCCATCAGGCAAGGACGGCCGCGCGCGCGAAGCCGCCCGCGCCAAGCTCGCCGAACTCGCGAGCGCCGAGCCGGCGCAGGCGTCCGTGCCGAGGCGATAAAATTCTCGTGGATCTTGCTCTCTGTACCCTCTCTCCCCCTTGTGGGAGAGGGCGGCTCGCCGCGTAGCGGCGAGACGGGTGAGGGGTATCTCTCCGCGCGTGAATCTCTTGCGTTGAGTTTGCGGAGGCAACCCCTCATCCGGCGCCATAGCCGAAGCTTTGCTTCGGCGTTCCTCAGAACGGCGGCCCATGGCCGCCTCCTTCTCCCACAAGGGAGAAGGGAAGAATTCCAGCGCTTACTTCGCCTTCTTGGCTTTCGCCTTCTTCGCCTTGGCAGCCTTCTTCGCCGGCTTCTCGTCCTTGGCCTTCTTCTCCACCTTCACCGCAACCGGCGTGCTGGCGGCGATCCGCATCGACCGCGCGTAGCTGTCGGCGACGTTGTCGGCGGACATCTGTAGGCGCTTGGCGGCAGCGGTGGCCTGCTCCAGAGTGGCCTTGGCCATCATCTTGAAGCGCTCGGCTGTCTCCTTGCTCTTGGCCTTGGCCGCAAGGCCGTTGAAGCGATCCCGCCGCTCCTTGGCGCGGGTCATCAGGCCCGTATGCAGCTGTCTGGCCAGTTGCCGGATCACGACATCCAGGTCGGCGTCCGCCATGTTGTTCTATCCTCTTGAAATCAGGTATCGATGCGGGCGGGACTATGCAGATCGGGCCCCGCCTTGGCAATTCCCGGCCGGGTGTCATCCGCAGCTTCTGGCCGGCCAAAACCAAAAAAGCCGCGCATGGCGCGCGGCTTTCCAATGTTTCGGCGGGGTGCCTTATTTCAGCGAGGCAACCGGACCGTTCGCCGCCGCCGGCTCGGGGTCGAATCCGAACACGCCGACCAGATATTTGTAATAGTCCGGCATCTTCTCCTTGAGCGTCTCGCGCGACTTCGGGTCGTGGAATTCGCTCTTTCCGGCCAGGAAGATGCTGGCGGTCACCGCGAAGAACTCCATGGGATTCTTCATCGCATAGCTGTCCTTGGGCAGCAGGTCTTTGGACTTCGCCAGGGCGTAGTAGGCGATCACGCCCTTGTTGGAATAGCCGTCCGGCAGCAGCCGCGCATGATAGGCGTGAAGCAGCTCGTGCAGCAGCACGGCCTCCTTCTCGTAGCGCATCATGTCCGGGCGCAGCATGATCACGCCGAGCCCCGAATCGACCGCGAGGTCGACGGCGTTCGGATTGGTCCAGCGCTGCTTGTCCGGATCCCACACCGTGAGCGTCCGCGGCGCGGTGCGGCGGATGTCCGGCGTGACCCGGCCGTAGCACGCGGTCGCGGCGCCTTCGTCGAGGCAGGCGAGCTCGCTCGCGACGATCGGCACCGTATGGAAGAAGCGCAGCACGCGCGGCGACAGGCCGGCGCCTTCGACGAGGTCGATCTGCTGCTTCAGATTGTCGGTGAGCTTGTCGACGTCCTTGCGGTCGGAATTCTCCGACAGGTCGAACATGTAGCCGCGGTAGCTCTGGAAGCCCGGTGGCAGCGGCTGTGCTGCATCGGCATCGAGCGATCCGGCATGGGACGGACTGGCGAAGAGCGCGCCGACGATGATTGCGGTCAGCAGCAACGCAATGCGCATGATGAACCCCCTGATGTCACTTCGCCCGGCACAATAGGTCACCGTTGTTTGCGAAAAGTGAGTGGGGCGAGACTAAGGCACCGATGTTGAGGCGTGCTTAACCGTTGGTTGCAGAACGCCGCAGCGGATTAGGGCAGGGTTAACCAAGCATGGATTGGCGGGGCGCTTCGGCGTAACATCGTTCCGGGCAACAAGCCCCTCATCACGAGCCGGAAGGGAGGATGCCATGTATGCCGCCATCCGTCAGGCCAAGGCGAAAAGCGGGAGTGCGGAAGAGCTGGCGCGCCGCATCAAGGACGGCGCCGTTCCGATCATCAGCGACGTCGACGGCTTCCGCGCCTATTACGTCGTCTATGCCGGCGACGACACGGTCACCGCGATCTCGATCTTCGACAAGTTCGAGCAGGCCGAGGAAGCGAACCGGCGCGCGATCGCCTGGATCGAAAAGGATCTCGGCCCGCTGCTCGCCGGGCATGCGAGCGCCGCCGCGGGCCCCGTGATCGTGCATACGCTGGCGTGAGGCGTTGGCGGGTCAGTCGCGCCACATTCTCCGCTGTCATCGCCCGCGAAGGCGGGCGATCCAGTACTCCGTGACAGTTATGATGGAGCCAATGGGCCGCGGCGTACTGGATGCCCCGCCTTCGCGGGGCATGACAGCGGTGTGAGTGGGCTCGCTTCCCGCAAGAGATACTCCCTCACAACTCCCGAGCATTCGAGAACGCAAAACTCGACACCCTTCGCGTCGTCTCATCCAGAATCAGCGTGCGCGTGATCGGCGGCTCGGCGCGCTGGGCGCAGTTTTCGCGCTCGCAGAGACGGCAATTGACGCCGATCGGCGTGCCCTCGGTCTTCTCCAGGTCCATGCCGGCGGCATAGGTGAGGCGCGCGGCATGGCGGATCTCGCAGCCGAGGCCGATGGCGAAGCGCGGTTGCGGCAGCGGGTGCGGCGCGACCGGGCGGCGCACCATCTGCGCGATCGAGAAATAGCGCGTGCCGTCGGACAGCTCGATCACCTGCTTGAGCAGGCGGTCGGGCGTGTCGAAGGTCGAATGCACGTTCCACAGGGGACAGGTGCCGCCGAACTTCGAGAACGGGAAGGTGCCTGACGAGAAGCGCTTGGAGACGTTGCCGGCATTGTCGACGCGCAGCAGGAAGAACGGGATGCCGCGCGCGTTCGGCCGCTGCAAAGTCGTGAGCCGGTGGCAGACCTGCTCGAAGCCGGAATTGAAGCGCTGCGCCAGCACGTGGATGTCGTAGTTCAGCGCTTCGGCGGCGGCGAGGAACGCCGGATAGGGCATCATCACCGCCGCCGCAAAGTAATTGCCGAGCGTGATGCGGAACAGGCGGCGCGGCGCGTCGTCGAGCGGTCCGGCACGGCCGATGATGCTCTCCAGGGCTTGCGCGCATTCCCCTAAGCCAAGCTGGAAGGCGAGCTGGAAGGCGCGGCCGGGCGGGTCGACCAGCTCGGAGATCAGGAGCTGGCGGCGGTGGCGATCGAAACGCCGCAGCGTCTCGCGCATCACGTCGACCGGCATGACGCGGGTCTGGATCGAATGCTTTTCCCGCAGCCGGGCGGCCAGCGCCGCATAGAGTCCTTCGGCCGGCACGTTCAGCTCATCCCGCAACGTCTCGGCGGCCTGCTCCAGCTCCGGAAAATAGTTGCGGTTGGCCTCGATCAGCTCGCGCACCCGCTCGACCGGGTTGGCTTCGTAGCGCGTGCCGACGTCGCGGTCGGCCATTTGCGCTGCGGCCAGCGTCTCGCCCTGGCGGGCCTCGGTATAGGCCGCATAGAGCCGCTGCAGCGCATGGGTGACGCCGGGGCAGAGCTCGGCGAGGTCGCGCAGCTCCTGCTTGGGCACGTCGATCTGGCGGAACAGGGGATCGGAGAAGATCTCGTTGAGCTCGGCGAAGAAGCGGTCTTCGTCGGCGGTGGCGAGGTCGCGCAGATCGAGGTCATAGGTCTCGGCCAGCCGCAGCAATATCTGCGCGGTCACCGGGCGCTGGTTTCGCTCGATCAAATTGACATAGCTCGGCGAGATCCCGAGCCCCTCGGCAATCTGGGTCTGCGACAGCCCCAATTGCTGCCGGATTCTCCGGAAGCGCGGGCCGACGAAGAGTTTCTTGCCGGAACTGGCGGGCATGTCTCGGATCTCCAGAGTCGTACAAGGACAGGCTTGCTGACCTATTATTTTACAATATTTACAAAATAACATCTATTACATGTTCTGATGTTACATGACATCACCAATAAAAAACAAGCCATCTATACGAAGTTTCCGTTTTCGCGTTTAGCTCCTGACACGCATATCGCAATGCACTGTCAAGAATGTCGATGGCCTGCCATCGCCATCGCCAGCAAAGGGATTAGGCACATGAACTATCAGCCGCGCGGCATCAGCACCCTCCAGGGCCCGTCCTCGTATCAGGACGAGGTCAAGGCGGCTCAGGCGCTCCTCGAGACCCAGCCCACCTGGAACGGCGTGTCGGCCGAGGCCGTCGCCCGCATGCGCCTGCAGAACCGCTTCAAGACCGGCCTCGACGTCGCCCGCTACACCGCGGCGCTGATGCGGGCCGACATGGCGGCCTATGACAAGGACCCCACCAAGTACACCCAGTCGCTGGGCTGCTGGCACGGCTTCATCGCCCAGCAGAAGCTGATCTCGGTCAAGAAGCACTTCGGCGGCAAGACCGATCGCACCTATCTGTACCTCTCCGGCTGGATGATCGCGGCGCTGCGCTCCGAGTTCGGTCCGCTGCCCGACCAGTCGATGCACGAGAAGACCTCGGTGCCGGCGCTGATCGAGGAGCTCTACACCTTCCTGCGTCAGGCGGACTCCCGTGAGCTCAACGACATCTTCCGCCTGCTCGACAAGGCGCGCAAGGAAGGTGACACGACCCGTGAGAAGGAGCTGATCGCGAAGATCGACAACTTCCAGACCCACGTCGTGCCCGTCATCGCCGACATCGATGCCGGCTTCGGCAATGCGGAAGCGACCTATCTGCTCGCCAAGAAGATGATCGAGGCGGGCGCCTGCGCGCTGCAGATCGAGAACCAGGTCTCGGACGAGAAGCAGTGCGGCCATCAGGACGGCAAGGTCACCGTGCCGCACGAGGTCTTCCTGGCGAAGATCCGCGCCTGCCGCCATGCCTTCCTCGAGCTCGGCGTCGAAGACGGCATCGTCGTGACCCGCACCGACTCGCTCGGCGCCGGCCTGACGCAGCAGATCGCCGTCAGCCACAAGCCCGGCGACCTCGGCGACCAGTACAACAGCTTCCTCGATTGCGAGGAGATCACTGCGGAGAACGCTCGCAACGGCGACGTCATCATCAACCGCGACGGCAAGATGATGCGTCCGAAGCGCCTGCCTTCGAACCTCTACCAGTTCCGTCCCGGCACCGGTGCGGACCGCTGCGTGCTCGACTGCATCACCTCGCTGCAGAACGGCGCCGACCTGCTCTGGATCGAGACCGAGAAGCCGCATATCGAGCAGATCGCCAGCATGGTCGATCGCATCCGCAAGGTGGTGCCGAATGCCAAGCTCGCCTACAACAACTCGCCGTCGTTCAACTGGACGCTCAACTTCCGTTGGCAGGTCTACGACGCGATGAAGGAAGCGGGCCAGGACGTCAGCAAGTACAACCGTGCCGAGCTGATGAAGGCGGAGTACGACGATACGCCGCTGGGCAAGGAAGCTGACGAGCGCATCCGTACCTTCCAGGCGGATTCGGCCAAGCGCGCCGGCATCTTCCACCACCTGATCACGTTGCCGACCTACCACACGGCGGCGCTCTCGACCGACAATCTCGCTCGCGAGTATTTCGGCGAGCAGGGCATGCTGGGCTACGTCAAGAACGTCCAGCGCGCCGAGATCCGTCAGGGCATCGCCTGCGTGAAGCACCAGAACATGGCCGGCTCTGACATCGGCGACGACCACAAGGAGTACTTCGCCGGCGAGGCTGCCCTGAAGGCGGGCGGCGCCCACAACACGATGAACCAGTTCGGCTAACGCAGCACGCTATTGGACAGGAGACTGACAATGACCAAAGGCAGCAATTTCTGGGTGATCGGCGGCGAGTTCGGCTCGATGAACTTCCACAAGCTCGTGGAGGGCTCCGCCCAGGTCAAGGGTCCGTTCAAGACCCGCAAGGAAGCGGAGGACTGCTGGAAGGAAGTCTCGGAAGAGAGCCGCCACAAGGCCGGCGTCCGCTTCTCGATCGTGGAGGAGCCCTCGCGGGTCTCGGCCTGATCGCCCTCACTTAAGAAGACGTCCAAGGACGGATGGTCCCATCCAGGCTCTGCCTGGGTGGGATCGTCTGTTTTTGGCACAGGCGAAACGGCTGTGGGCGCCGTAAGTATCTGGAATTGTGGGTCTTTGCTGAGGGTGTGGTTGCTGATAGGTTAATGAGGATAAGTCGAGGACGAGGCCGACCATGTCAGAGCCCGAGACCAGCGGGACCCCTCCCGGCCAGCCGCGCCCGGTGCGGCTGCGCGATGCGCTGCTGCGTGCGCGGATCGAGGCCGCG from Bradyrhizobium sp. CCBAU 53351 includes the following:
- a CDS encoding HlyD family secretion protein, translated to MMDRSPASVDPASASSPHDTRTDAKGLQEALYEQMFANDEPGRAPEAPIAPDAPRRWSRLRRSTKIVIGLAIIAIFGWLPLRALWENSSVEAVLNSRLVTLRTPIGGRVSAVRHVTDQARLDAGTVVLRVVNSRGDRTRLDDLRRQKARLENERPSLAAKLALAQAAQKDLARQAAQFREGRVLQLEARIAEIQTSIEAAAARRDEASAAVERASSLAKSGNVSTVELARLTRELSVSQQTELGARKRLDAAKVELAAAQNGSFLGDSYNDRPSSVQREEEMRQRAGDLEADLVRGDTEIAWLGNEIIVEEVRFADLSEANITTPVAGRVWEMMTSPGEDVQAGQPLLKVLDCSGAVITANVTESVYNRLQLGDRATFEPNDGGDAISGAVVNLTGAAGAPANLAINPDALSKEPYRVTVALGDIAARTCTVGRTGRVVFARHEPAS
- a CDS encoding tetratricopeptide repeat protein: MTRFAIPLLIVLCVLLGLSTHMVVNCGDEDDPDICSAVIGFSPLRGSLIAFAYEGRGRIALRHGDFRRAIADFDEAIHLNPNRAALYRDRALARRQNGDLELAIADYDEAIAHDPKLAAPYHQRGLALAATGDLDRAILSYNTAVRLDPSNAEARLDRGLAFLARGQADDARADFEAALALPSGKDGRAREAARAKLAELASAEPAQASVPRR
- a CDS encoding DUF1993 family protein; this encodes MSFYDAVVPAYLQMLNSVTGLLTKAEAHCAAKKIDPSVLLGSRLFPDMLPLSKQVQLVSDFAAKGCARLTHSEVPSTPDTETSFAELKQRLAKTIDYVKSFKPEQFEGAETKDVTFPAGPDKSITMKGQQFLSAFSLPNFYFHATTTHAILRHNGVEIGKRDFMGAN
- a CDS encoding glycosyltransferase, with protein sequence MAALTPGLITLGAFMAIVPLLRRDSTKARSLLAIVSLVFLLRYLHWRVTATLPPPHLTADAVIGYPFMLLEVASLVAVTLSLFFLSRTVDRTGSSRIDGRATDPAAPLIDVFICTYNEERSILERTIIGATGMEYGNYRVWVLDDGRRPWLRRLSGELNCHYLTRRDNHHAKAGNINHALRHVGTLSERPDFIAILDADFVPRPDFLARTVSLMDDASVGVVQTPQHFINPDPIQTNLAATDVWPDEQRFFFDILMPAKDAWGVAFCCGTSSLIRYDGLVQIGGFPTESVTEDYLVTLRLKEFGLTTVYLNERLTIGLAPEGLKEYITQRARWCLGFMQIVRGRSGPLSQGSKLSFIDRLSLVDAFMSWSAVYVSKVAGLVVPWLFLLFGIKAVQANLTELLRFFLPFYVWHGLTMAWLSRGRSLAMMTDVSQLIAAPAVLKAVATGLTKPKGHKFRVTAKGGDRDRRFVEWPLLRLYGCALLITLAAIAYAFILHLRGENIAYGGLALAWSLYNALILTVVCFVCIEQPRKRKAERFDRNEAILLRQAGKSHLARLADISITGARLIDPDPPLPGSTIECKIYGRSIAAVVVRRTTDGFAVRFEEGMDTRVHAIRAFYAGEYVRAYRGVRALPVGKALLMRLFG
- the htpX gene encoding zinc metalloprotease HtpX yields the protein MNYLRTAMLLAGLTALFMGVGYLIGGASGAMIALVIAAATNLFTYWNSDRMVLSMYGAHEVDRSTAPELVGLVAELAGRAGLPMPRVFLMDEVQPNAFATGRNPENAAVAVTTGLMRQLSREELAGVIAHELAHIKNHDTLLMTITATIAGAISMLAQFGMFFGGNRENNNGLGIVGSILMMILAPLGAMLVQMAISRTREYAADNLGARIAGQPMWLASALVKIEGAAHQVPNYEAERNPATAHMFIINPLSGHGVDNLFATHPSTQNRIAALQQLAAELGTRAAPSVGANENYPPAGPWGRSSSRGPSRGPSRGPWG
- a CDS encoding lytic murein transglycosylase, with translation MLQIRFAIAAAALLACPASASAQLAPPPARPVAPRASVPSPRAASCHNGASFDRFLADVKSQAVAAGVSQRTIAEASPYLIYDQGIVNRDRGQRVFGQLFTEFAGRMAAPYRMQNGQQHIKQHAGAFARAEKEYGVPPAVIAAFWGLESDFGANMGNLPTLKSLVSLAYDCRRSEMFVGETIAALKIIDRGDLHPDEMIGSWAGELGQTQFLPVHYANYAVDYDGDGRRDLLRSPADVIGSTANYIANGLKWRRGEPWLEEIKVPPNLPWDKTDLTVKEPRSTWAQLGVTYPDGRPLPNDNLPASVLLPMGRFGPAFMAYANFAAYTEWNNSLIYSTTAGYLASRIAGAAPMRKPAQPVPQLPFNELKELQQLLVRAGFNVGKVDGVMGQQSRAAVKAMQIKFGLPADSWPTAELLARLRGSTAQAQPAGVVR